The Colletotrichum destructivum chromosome 8, complete sequence genome includes the window CCGGTGGGTTCTCTCCGCTTAGCAAATCGACGAATAGCATCATGAGAATAGTAGAGCTAATCTGTCCCCAGGCTGCGCCTGCGATGTTTCTAGCCATGTTTATCAGTTCTCCTTCGCGCCAAACCCTGACTGGTCCCAGTTGTAAGGGAACCCCTTATGGCCAACACGCCGTCCTTCCTTTGCTGCGGTGtgggggaaaggaaggagaaaaaaacTAACACGCCCAGCTTTGCTTCGTCGTCGGAAATACAGCATTACCTCAAGGCTGTCTGCCGCCAATTTGACCTGGAGAGTTACATCAGCTACAACTCCAAGGTGGCAGAGGCACAGTGGCAGGAAGACAAAGGCGTCTGGTCGGTCAAAGTTGaaggcctcgacgccacGGAAGTACATCAGAGCGAGATCCTCGTGAATGCGGGCGGCATCTTGAACAACTTCAAAATGCCCGAAATTCCAGGCCTTTCGGATTTCGGCGGACCGATCGTCCATACTGCTGCGTGGGATGACAGTGTTGACTTGCTTGGCAAGCGGGTTGCCATTATCGGTGCCGGTGCAAGCGCTGTCCAGTTGCTTCCGGCCATACAGCCTCTGTGCAGGTCCATCGATGTTTACATACGAACGCCGTCGTGGATCTGCCCCCCAGTCGGGCTGCCACCAGGGAGCATCGAAAACCCATCTTACACAAACGCAGAGAAGCGCAGGTTCCGGGAGGATGCCGCATACTCGCTTACGATGCGAAAAGCCATGGAAACCGAGTTCAATAACATGTTCGCAGCGTTCTTCAAAGACAGCCTGGAGCAAAATGACATGCGTGCACAATACCAACACTACATGTCGAGTCTCATCCCGGATCTTGGTCTTCGGGCGCGACTTATTCCGTCGTTTGAAGCAGGATGTCGTCGCATCAACCCATCGGCGCCGTACCTCGCCGCGCTTCAGAAATCCAACGTTCACCCCATCTTCGATCGCATCTCCCGTATCAGAAAGGATGGGATTGTCCTTGCTTCCTCGGAAAGGCACCAGGAGGAAGGCGACACGCATACTGCCGATGTCCTCATCTCTGCGACCGGCTTCGACACAAGCTTTCGTCCAAGATTTCCCATCATCGGCCGGGGAGGAGTGGATTTGAGGGACCTGTGGAAGACTGAACCTGCCTCGTACATGGGAATCGGCGTAGCGGGATTTCCAAACTACATGACGTTTCTAGGGCCTAACACGCCCATCTCGAACGGAGGTCTGATGGGTGAGTTGATCGAAAAATATCTCGGCTTCAGCCTCTAGAATTCTCAGTATCCGGACTGTGCACAAAGAGAGAGTGACGTGGAGCTGACATGAGAGACGATGGCCTGTAGGTGTTCTCGAGGCAACGAGCGATTACTTCGTGCGCCTTCTCGCCGAGTTTTGTCGCAAAGACGTCAAGTCATTCGACGTGACGCAGACTGCACAAAACGACTTCTCCCAGCACACGTCGGAATACATGAAAGACATGGTGTGGTCTGGCTCCTGTCGTAGCTGGTGTATGTAACGCAGCCCAACTCCCCCTTCCATCCTACTCATCAAGACCACGCATCTAACGCcaaggggcggcggcgttaGTCAAATCAGAGACCACGGGCCGTGTCTCGGCGCTGTGGCCAGGCAGTTCCCTCCAGTACATCCAGGTGCTTGCCGAAGACCGATTCCATGACTACGCATGGTCGTTCAAAGGCAACCGGTTCGCACATTGGAACAAGGGCTTTTCGTGGATCGAGAGGCCAGACCTCGACCCGTTGGGTGTCGCCATGGCCGAAGCGCGGAGGAGCATGAACACTCTGCCTTACGCCGGAGCAGATCTTAGCTTCTACCTCACCGAGGCAAAGCCGCTGCCCGTCGACACAGACGTAGACGATGAGAAACCTGCGGTGACGACCTTTTGGGGGTAGGTTTGGCGAGATCTTATCTACCGCCTCTCCCGATCTAGAAGACACTAGGTATTGAAAGCCACCACAGCCaaaggaggacgaggacagAATAGATATCTGGATAGTGAAATTGCAGCTACCTGGTATAATAATCAATGTCTACCCGCCCGCGTTGGGACTTAGCTTGCCATAGACTCCATCGCACAAGTCCAAAAAGAACAGTGGATGTAAATGTACAGTTCAACACCTCCTTCAGTATCGATTTATTACTGAAGTTGGCTGAGACAGCATTACGGGTTCTAAGGTACCTGAATATAATGAAAGTATCGATATTTACTGGATAAACCTATTTGTTGCTAATGCGGTTAGGTCCGTTTGCTGTTTAGCTAATTATATGCACGGGCCACAATGGGAATTCAGCCAGTGTGGCCCGTGCCTTGTTCGCCCTTGACCCACCCACACTCTATTCCCCATCTATTCCCCCCCTAACACCACACCACCCCTACACAGATCCGCAAGCATCGCATTCGCACCGCAATCCCTGATTCCTCAAAAACCGTTTCCCAAAGTTGACCGTGATCTGCTCGCCATGCCGAATGCTCCTTGAAGCCTCAATGGCGGACACCCAGTGGCCCGATACCCGGAGTGCTCGGACCCGGGCGGACGCCCGACAGGAGTGATTGAGCAGCCGGAAGTTGTTGCCAACATTTCCCATGTATATCTGGCAGACGGCGGTTTCTTCGCTGATGTCGGGCCGGGCCATCTCTATCACGAAGCTGCTGTTGGTGGGATACGTGCCGGCGGGGACAAGTTCGCCGCAAAGCTGCCCGATGACGTCGCCCTTCCGGTAAGATACGTTGCCTTCCTGCGCTTCCGTTGCCTGTAGACCGAGGCCTTGCCTCGCATAGAGCTTGATGCGAAGGCTCTTCGCTTGCAATCTCTCGCGGATACACGCGCATCGTGTGTCGGTGCAGAGGTCGCACTGCCGGTCTGCCGGCGGCACAGCCAGAGGATGCCCAGGCCATGACCAGTCAGCCAGCCATCCGGCAGGCTTCGGCCAACCTGGGTGGAGGCTTGGCTCGTAGATGTTCTCCTCACACCCGGGGAATGGTTGAAGGAGGGAGAGCAGGTTATCCTCATCTATGGCACTGCTCCAACTACGGAGTTCAGGATGTTCCTTCTCCCACCTGAAGTCCCCATCACACCTATTCCCCATGACCATGTCTTGGAATATGCTGCAGGCGTGGCAAATACGCTCCACAAAAGGCGTTTCCGTCAGTCGCGTGAACCTTTCCATCTCATTGCTCTTGAGGCTGAGGTAGTCGTTTGCTGATAAGCAGTACGGCTCCTCCGCCCTCAGCGGTATGAGCGATAAAAGCCCGACAAAACGACCACAGATGGATCGCCATAATCGACCTTGCTTGAGATGGTAGAAGAACCTCGGTCGTTCTGCTTGAGACCATCCGAACTTGTCCATGGTCTCTTTCAGTTGAGCGGGGTCGGCCCGGATCCGGCCCAGCTTATTGTTGTCGACGGTTTGGGCGATGTGATACTGGACAAGCCGAAGGATGAAGCTGTTGTAGTTTGACCTCCCAGTGAGGGTCGCAAGACTCTTGGAAAGCCTCAGGGCACGCTCAATGCCGGTGTCCTTGCCGTGCAAAAGGCCGCTCTCCGTGTCCAACGATCTCCTGCTGAACACAAGCGAGCAGAACTGACGGATGGCGGGGCCCCCTTGAACAGCAGCCACTCGTAAGAGCATCTTGGGGCCTGGTGGATCAATGGCTGAGCACGGGGGGAATCTGCACAGCTTGTCGTAGTTCATCAATTTGACCATCAGCTTTCCCACTTCTGAAGGCACCTCAGTCTTGGCGATAGGAACTATGCCCAAGCCTTTGATCTTTTTGGACGTTTCTGAAAGTCTTGACGAAGGCAACTGTCTTTTCgagcctgctgctcctcccgggCTGCTCTGAATACATCTCGTCGACGGTAACGGCGTTCGCGGTACCACAGCACCAGTCTGTGCTTCATTCCCGATGCCAATAGTTTCAGACCGCTGTTTGGCACGGGGGGGGCAAGTCTGAAGACGGGTCGCACAAGATCGCAGGGAAACCAGAGTGGAGGAGCTGTTGCCACAGGGCTCCGATGGCTCGTCGTGCGGGTCCATGGAAATGGGAGGCGTAGGCTGTTGCGAAATTGTTGGAGGCGAGGCATACTTGCCAGCGGTAACAGGCGTAGGTATCGCTTGAATAGATTCGGTTAAATTCAAGGCTTCTTCTGCAGATGAGCGCTCACGGGTTGACCGGGTTGTTTCCCATTCTTCTGACGCCATGATACATGTAGTCT containing:
- a CDS encoding Putative flavin monooxygenase, FAD/NAD(P)-binding domain superfamily, producing MADSSNAHKTKTPSGHRVRCIIIGAGVSGILMAYKLRTYLKDYVDFHIYEKSPDLGGTWFENRYPGCACDVSSHVYQFSFAPNPDWSQFFASSSEIQHYLKAVCRQFDLESYISYNSKVAEAQWQEDKGVWSVKVEGLDATEVHQSEILVNAGGILNNFKMPEIPGLSDFGGPIVHTAAWDDSVDLLGKRVAIIGAGASAVQLLPAIQPLCRSIDVYIRTPSWICPPVGLPPGSIENPSYTNAEKRRFREDAAYSLTMRKAMETEFNNMFAAFFKDSLEQNDMRAQYQHYMSSLIPDLGLRARLIPSFEAGCRRINPSAPYLAALQKSNVHPIFDRISRIRKDGIVLASSERHQEEGDTHTADVLISATGFDTSFRPRFPIIGRGGVDLRDLWKTEPASYMGIGVAGFPNYMTFLGPNTPISNGGLMGVLEATSDYFVRLLAEFCRKDVKSFDVTQTAQNDFSQHTSEYMKDMVWSGSCRSWFKSETTGRVSALWPGSSLQYIQVLAEDRFHDYAWSFKGNRFAHWNKGFSWIERPDLDPLGVAMAEARRSMNTLPYAGADLSFYLTEAKPLPVDTDVDDEKPAVTTFWG
- a CDS encoding Putative SET domain-containing protein yields the protein MDTTPDLGDVREWDDLIILVGGLLQQLNAVKLKLECDRGRPESLGPTGSQSPDDLPKNFNNEDTQLEIIFGSLDTVIEKTSKLRASYRSSRETTCIMASEEWETTRSTRERSSAEEALNLTESIQAIPTPVTAGKYASPPTISQQPTPPISMDPHDEPSEPCGNSSSTLVSLRSCATRLQTCPPRAKQRSETIGIGNEAQTGAVVPRTPLPSTRCIQSSPGGAAGSKRQLPSSRLSETSKKIKGLGIVPIAKTEVPSEVGKLMVKLMNYDKLCRFPPCSAIDPPGPKMLLRVAAVQGGPAIRQFCSLVFSRRSLDTESGLLHGKDTGIERALRLSKSLATLTGRSNYNSFILRLVQYHIAQTVDNNKLGRIRADPAQLKETMDKFGWSQAERPRFFYHLKQGRLWRSICGRFVGLLSLIPLRAEEPYCLSANDYLSLKSNEMERFTRLTETPFVERICHACSIFQDMVMGNRCDGDFRWEKEHPELRSWSSAIDEDNLLSLLQPFPGCEENIYEPSLHPGWPKPAGWLADWSWPGHPLAVPPADRQCDLCTDTRCACIRERLQAKSLRIKLYARQGLGLQATEAQEGNVSYRKGDVIGQLCGELVPAGTYPTNSSFVIEMARPDISEETAVCQIYMGNVGNNFRLLNHSCRASARVRALRVSGHWVSAIEASRSIRHGEQITVNFGKRFLRNQGLRCECDACGSV